AGGGCTGTTGGTATGACCTGATGCGGTTTCTGTCCTGGTAAACTCCTCTAAAGGAATCAGCGTACTTGTATTAAGATGATTAATTAGGGCATGAAGTTCTCTTAGCGTAATCCCCATTGCTTGAGCTATTTCTTCGTCGGTAGAAGACCGCCCGAACTGATGCTCTAAGTCTGCTACTATTTGCTCATACTGACGCGCTTTTTGCCTTATCGTGGCCGGTATCCAGTCTTGAGCTCTTAGAGAATCAATAATTGCTCCTCGAATCCGTACTGCCGCATAAGTTTCAAATTTGACTCCCCGGGTTGGGTCAAATCTTTCAATCGACTCCAACAACCCAAAAAAACCATTGCTAACTAAATCATCTTTATCTACATGCTGCGGCAAACTAACAGCTACCCTTCCCGCTACCAGCTTTACCAGAGGTAAATAGTATTCAATTATCTTATCTTTTAATTCTATTTTATGATAAGTATAATATTCTACCCACAAGCTATTAGCTTCCCCAGTCCTTTGCTCCTCCCTGGGCGTCA
This window of the Methylomusa anaerophila genome carries:
- a CDS encoding FliA/WhiG family RNA polymerase sigma factor, with protein sequence MTPREEQRTGEANSLWVEYYTYHKIELKDKIIEYYLPLVKLVAGRVAVSLPQHVDKDDLVSNGFFGLLESIERFDPTRGVKFETYAAVRIRGAIIDSLRAQDWIPATIRQKARQYEQIVADLEHQFGRSSTDEEIAQAMGITLRELHALINHLNTSTLIPLEEFTRTETASGHTNSPSAHIEEEEVKETLVKAIDKLPARERLVVSLYYYEGMTLKEISLILKLSEARISQLHTKAIFRLRGALSRIKSSLL